One region of Eleutherodactylus coqui strain aEleCoq1 chromosome 5, aEleCoq1.hap1, whole genome shotgun sequence genomic DNA includes:
- the KIF27 gene encoding kinesin-like protein KIF27: MDEIPVKVAVRIRPLLSKEILHNHQICVRPVPNTQQIIIGKDRVFTFDHVFGKSSTQDDVYSSCIKPLLASLIEGYNATVFAYGQTGSGKTYTIGGGHVALVADEEKGIIPRAIQELFQIISENHNINFTIKVLYVEVYKEDLKDLLELETNVKDIHIREDEKGNTVIVGAKECQVESADEVMSLLKAGSAVRHTSATQMNERSSRSHAIFTMSICQQRDANNGDTENGSKRAVQMISSKFHFVDLAGSERVTKTGNTGERFKESIQINSGLLALGNVISALADPKRKNTHVPYRDAKITRILKDSLGGNAKTVMITCISPSASDFDESLNSLKYSNRAKDIKNKPIVNYNPDWDRMDEMELEIKALREALQNQQSSRVSRTNQVSQDWSQEKNKIRALEEQLAQYQLECFNHRHCTEEALELLCELKDMSGLTKPQRNRLQSWLAMTEKLRNDMTTMSGTDSVVTGSGEEPHHITIIQLKRELKKCQDALAADEEVFAKKEMELKVLQDNNQTLLQESQHYQKSLEEAELSKNLQTEKLVEQQILIDELKYKVEVLQKQPAESPVKENELIFKRPHSVPLSHQLQTLSSSLRQSSNQREPRKVRTSPPSYSLERVVAGFRTRSQMLLNLIEEQDEVSHEKFSDHSDEELEKQDRNIKTNPPKSPFRRSINLTWTRRQIPEAGALNSSTKQSSADREDISESAMKSVRESQDLNLKKLKNTELRLAESRQKLRELTININMKEELINELAKTSNDAQSMNKQYSLKITQLEQEADQAKTELAEAQKQLQELENKELRDQAQKAKLQKDFRKKMETAKIKMQVLQKKQQDTKKLANISVQNEKCASDLEQNIRNMRQQQVHLQKKLKEESDIKKKLESAVQKDQQQIKELQLKNEQQQKMLKLKNEEIAAIRRQKSASSIPDQLQLKLEEQKKWLDEEVEKVLKERQGLSELEEDLKKREESIAKMEAMLQEKSHLEMKKMRSSQALNSDMLKLATRLNALENELTDKSKKLHSGNSEEQKKVSEEVKVLQKERDNLLQRRDSLDEKLKNGTVLSPEDEHILFQLEEGIEALEAAIEYKNEYIQSRQQALKDSSQILTLSEANVVEKFSSLSASETRSILIKYFNKVVNLRETERKLQIHVQELAMKVSEQDGIVRELESALEHLTLQNDRRLTQQQKEHEQKMQLLLQQITDNDRGIPAANVKAHETKVEDLEKELYFYKTTSRELRKKLRELVGEANVTFPNNVGSGDAPQNQDELGAVTSKEHNWALKISNDKSNRKSKDPLSTRLQQNSYRIVGDNSGAGGHMSEPHKHIRRHFSGGDDTEDVDETQTLKRQSQSVSLLTKSGALVVNPVKLSRREVRQISVSELSTRRSSVGSILADSIEVTKKSSDFKF; encoded by the exons CCCTAGTTGCTGATGAAGAAAAGGGTATTATACCGCGTGCCATACAGGAACTTTTCCAGATAATCTCTGAAAATCACAACATCAACTTCACCATCAAAGTGTTGTATGTAGAAGTGTACAAGGAAGATCTGAAGGATCTCTTGGAGCTGGAAACAAATGTGAAGGATATCCATATACGAGAAGATGAAAAGGGGAACACAG TTATTGTTGGTGCCAAGGAATGCCAAGTTGAAAGTGCAGATGAGGTGATGAGTCTTCTAAAAGCTGGCAGTGCAGTCCGCCACACTAGTGCAACTCAAATGAATGAGCGCTCCAGTCGCTCTCATGCAATCTTTACCATGAGTATATGCCAACAAAGGGATGCCAATAATGGCGATACAGAAAATGGTTCCAAGAGGGCAGTCCAGATGATCTCTTCAAAATTTCACTTTGTGGACTTAGCAGGCTCAGAAAGAGTGACCAAAACTGGGAACACTGGAGAGAGATTCAAAGAGTCCATCCAAATTAACAGCGGTTTGCTTGCTCTGGGGAATGTAATCAGCGCACTTGCCGATCCAAAGAGAAAAAATACACATGTCCCATATAGGGATGCTAAGATCACCCGTATTCTTAAAGATTCGTTGGGTGGAAATGCCAAAACGGTCATGATCACATGCATCAGTCCTTCTGCTTCTGACTTTGACGAATCTTTGAATTCTCTAAAGTACTCCAATCGAGCAAAAGATATCAAAAACAAGCCAATTGTAAACTATAACCCTGACTGGGATAGAATGGATGAAATGGAGCTGGAAATAAAGGCACTCCGGGAAGCTTTGCAAAACCAGCAGAGCAGTAGGGTAAGTCGGACAAACCAGGTGTCTCAGGACTGGAGCCAGGAGAAGAACAAAATTCGGGCTCTAGAAGAGCAGCTTGCACAATATCAGCTCGAATGCTTTAACCATCGGCATTGTACAGAAGAGGCTTTGGAGCTTTTATGTGAACTCAAGGATATGTCTGGCCTTACAAAACCCCAAAGGAATAGACTTCAGAGTTGGCTAGCTATGACGGAGAAATTAAGAAATGATATGACAACTATGTCTGGAACTGACAGTGTAGTTACTGGTAGCGGAGAGGAGCCACATCACATCACCATAATACAGCTCAAGAGGGAACTGAAGAAATGCCAG GATGCTCTTGCAGCAGACGAAGAGGTATTTGCCAAGAAGGAGATGGAACTTAAAGTGTTACAAGACAATAATCAGACATTGCTACAAGAAAGTCAGCATTACCAGAAGTCTTTAGAAGAGGCTGAGCTCAGCAAGAATTTACAG ACAGAAAAACTTGTGGAACAACAAATCCTCATTGATGAGCTGAAGTACAAGGTAGAGGTTTTACAAAAGCAACCTGCAGAAAGTCCGGTAAAGGAGAACGAATTAATATTTAAGAGACCTCATAGTGTTCCATTGAGTCACCAACTGCAGACCCTCTCCTCAAGCTTGAGGCAATCCAGCAACCAGCGAGAGCCAAGGAAG GTGCGCACAAGTCCTCCTTCCTACTCCTTGGAGCGAGTGGTCGCAGGGTTCCGAACTCGTAGCCAGATGCTTTTAAATTTAATAGAAGAACAAGATGAAGTTTCACATGAAAAGTTTTCAGACCACAGTGATGAGGAATTGGAGAAACAAGATAGAAACATTAAGACTAATCCTCCTAAGTCTCCATTTAG ACGTTCCATCAATCTGACATGGACCCGTAGACAGATACCGGAAGCGGGAGCTTTGAATAGTAGCACAAAGCAGTCATCCGCTGACAGAGAGGATATATCTG AATCCGCCATGAAATCGGTTAGAGAAAGCCAAGATCTTAACctaaagaaattaaaaaacacaGAACTTCGGCTTGCTGAGTCAAGACAGAAATTACGGGAACTGACCATAAACATCAATATGAAAGAAGAGCTCATTAATGAACTAGCAAAGACAA GCAATGATGCTCAGTCCATGAACAAGCAGTATTCTCTGAAGATCACACAGCTGGAACAGGAAGCAGATCAAGCTAAAACTGAACTGGCCGAAGCTCAGAAACAGTTACAAGAACTGGAAAACAAAGAGCTGCGGGATCAGGCACAGAAAGCCAAGTTACAGAAAGATTTCCGTAAGAAAATGGAGAccgcaaaaataaaaatgcag GTGTTACAGAAAAAGCAGCAGGATACAAAGAAGCTAGCAAACATATCTGTTCAGAATGAGAAGTGCGCATCTGATCTTGAACAAAACATACGAAACATGCGACAGCAACAGGTGCACCTTCAGAAAAAGCTGAAGGAGGAAAGTGATATAAAGAAGAAACTTGAGTCAGCTGTGCAAAAGGACCAGCAACAAATCAAG gaaCTTCAGCTGAAGAACGAGCAGCAACAGAAGATGCTGAAGCTAAAAAACGAAGAGATTGCAGCTATAAGACGGCAGAAGAGTGCTTCTAGTATTCCAGACCAGCTTCAGCTG AAATTGGAAGAACAGAAGAAGTGGCTTGATGAAGAAGTGGAGAAGGTTTTGAAGGAGCGTCAAGGATTGAGTGAGCTGGAAGAGGATttaaagaagagagaagagagcaTTGCTAAGATGGAAGCTATGCTTCAAGAAAAGAGTCATCTGGAGATGAAAAAGATGCGATCAAGTCAG gctTTAAACAGTGACATGTTGAAATTGGCAACTCGACTCAATGCATTAGAGAACGAGCTTACAGACAAAAGTAAGAAACTGCATAGCGGTAACAGTGAGGAGCAGAAGAAAGTATCTGAGGAGGTCAAAGTTCTGCAGAAGGAGCGGGACAATCTGCTACAGAGAAGAGACAGTCTAgatgaaaaacttaaaaatggcACTGTGTTGTCCCCAGAG GACGAGCACATCTTGTTCCAGCTGGAGGAGGGAATAGAAGCCTTGGAGGCTGCTATTGAGTACAAGAATGAGTACATTCAGAGTCGGCAGCAAGCCTTAAAGGACTCCTCCCAGATTCTCACACTGAGTGAAGCCAACGTCGTTGAGAAGTTCAGTTCCCTCTCTGCTTCTGAGACCAGATCTATTCTCATCAAATACTTCAACAAG gttGTAAACCTACGGGAGACAGAGCGGAAATTGCAGATACATGTACAAGAATTGGCCATGAAGGTGTCAGAGCAAGACGGCATAGTAAGGGAGCTTGAGTCGGCCTTAGAGCATCTTACCTTGCAGAATGACAGAAGGTTAACCCAACAACAAAAGGAGCATGAACAAAAGATGCAGCTTCTGTTACAGCAGATTACAG ATAATGACAGAGGAATTCCTGCAGCAAACGTTAAGGCACATGAAACAAAAGTAGAGGACCTTGAGAAGGAGCTTTACTTCTACAAAACAACCAGCCGAGAATTAAGGAAGAAGCTAAGAGAACTGGTTGGGGAAGCAAATGTGACATTTCCTAATA ATGTTGGCTCTGGAGACGCACCACAGAACCAGGATGAATTAGGAGCAGTGACCTCTAAAGAGCACAACTGGGCTTTAAAGATTTCAAATGACAAAAGCAACAGAAAGTCAAAAGATCCTTTAAGTACCAGACTTCAGCAGAACTCTTACAGAATTGTTGGGGATAATTCGGGAGCCGGAGGTCACATGTCAGAACCTCACAAACACATCAGAAGACACTTTTCTGGTGGAGATGACACAGAAGATGTTGATGAAACACAAACTTTAAAACGTCAAAGCCAATCTGTGTCCCTTCTAACAAAATCAGGAGCACTTGTGGTCAATCCAGTCAAACTGTCCCGCCGAGAGGTGCGGCAGATCTCTGTGTCAGAACTTTCAACACGACGTTCCAGTGTTGGCTCCATTCTTGCTGATTCCATCGAAGTAACAAAGAAATCATCAGACTTTAAATTTTAG